In one window of Cydia fagiglandana chromosome 10, ilCydFagi1.1, whole genome shotgun sequence DNA:
- the LOC134668193 gene encoding uncharacterized protein LOC134668193 — protein sequence MALKLPQNRTINQIKKYDSQNLSQQDNTAEKRKSKLRKRKSWSQQFYELDFYSEINNNIISKKPEMGSYYGPNTVIPNYSLPYTYQWDVIAPQINQLYTVPVPTVPLALISPPLPIIPTPVLPYTDVLYTPTYSTVVPYVADNICTALDHTYEPISSFAALTPVTSTDEDNETVDEHDAIESLEYYLTLPKDLFPRAKMLTLDPNPIIDELCKIKDIDKHSPWILDLEFGVPRTPISRPLAVYDVQFNNIHCKNTPGAVHPLFESCSEEFRKIFLFYYDCIVSVWYRGYIHLTNDDSVINFQNWLIVPMQALGMCWP from the coding sequence ATGGCCCTCAAACTCCcgcaaaatagaacaataaaccAAATAAAGAAGTATGATAGCCAGAATTTATCACAGCAAGACAACACGGCGGAAAAAAGGAAATCCAAATTGCGGAAGAGAAAAAGTTGGTCACAACAATTTTATGAACTTGACTTTTACTCAGAGATTAATAACAATATAATATCGAAGAAACCGGAAATGGGGAGCTACTACGGACCTAACACTGTTATACCAAACTACAGTCTTCCGTACACATATCAATGGGATGTGATTGCGCCGCAGATTAATCAGCTGTATACAGTTCCTGTACCGACGGTACCGCTCGCCTTGATATCACCTCCATTACCCATAATACCTACCCCTGTTCTGCCGTACACGGATGTCCTATACACACCTACATACTCAACGGTCGTGCCATACGTAGCTGATAACATTTGTACGGCTTTGGATCATACCTACGAACCAATCTCGAGTTTTGCGGCGTTAACACCGGTAACATCAACAGATGAAGATAATGAAACAGTAGATGAGCACGACGCTATAGAATCTTTAGAATACTATCTAACATTGCCGAAAGATTTATTCCCAAGAGCGAAAATGCTCACTTTAGATCCGAATCCGATAATTGATGAACTGTGCAAAATTAAAGATATAGATAAGCATTCGCCTTGGATTTTGGATCTCGAGTTTGGCGTACCAAGGACTCCTATTTCAAGACCTTTAGCGGTGTACGATGTGCAGTTTAATAATATTCATTGTAAAAATACACCAGGCGCTGTACATCCTTTATTTGAAAGTTGTAGTGAAGAGTTTAGGAAAATATTTCTGTTCTATTACGACTGTATTGTATCTGTGTGGTATAGAGGTTATATTCATCTTACGAATGATGATTCTGTGATAAACTTCCAGAATTGGTTGATAGTGCCGATGCAAGCGCTCGGCATGTGCTGGCCTTAG